From Chryseobacterium joostei, the proteins below share one genomic window:
- the secE gene encoding preprotein translocase subunit SecE: protein MSSFVDFLKGSYNEFRHKVEWPKWADLQSSTIVVTIATVILALFTFGVDELFSKAISNIIGMLINLFN, encoded by the coding sequence ATGAGTTCATTTGTCGATTTTTTAAAAGGTTCTTATAACGAATTCAGACATAAAGTTGAATGGCCAAAATGGGCTGACCTGCAGTCTTCTACAATTGTAGTGACTATTGCGACAGTTATTTTGGCATTATTTACCTTTGGAGTTGATGAATTGTTTTCAAAAGCAATCAGCAACATCATCGGAATGCTAATCAACTTGTTCAATTAA
- the rplA gene encoding 50S ribosomal protein L1, with translation MAKLTKKQKEALSKVEKGRIYNLEEGSALVKEVNTTKFDASVDIAVRLGVDPRKANQMVRGVVSLPHGTGKDVKVLALVTPDKEAEAKAAGADYVGLDEYLQKIKDGWTDVDVIVTMPAVMGKLGPLGRVLGPRGLMPNPKSGTVTMEIGKAVTEVKAGKIDFKVDKYGIIHAGIGKVSFDAAKIKENAQELISTLIKMKPTAAKGTYVKSIYLSSTMSPGIAIDTKSVN, from the coding sequence ATGGCAAAATTAACAAAAAAGCAAAAGGAAGCTTTAAGCAAAGTAGAAAAAGGAAGAATCTATAACCTTGAAGAAGGTTCAGCTCTTGTAAAAGAAGTGAACACTACAAAGTTTGATGCTTCAGTAGATATCGCTGTAAGATTAGGTGTAGACCCAAGAAAAGCAAACCAAATGGTAAGAGGTGTTGTATCTCTTCCTCACGGTACTGGTAAAGATGTTAAAGTATTAGCTCTTGTAACTCCAGATAAAGAAGCAGAAGCTAAAGCTGCTGGTGCTGATTATGTAGGTCTAGACGAATATTTACAAAAAATCAAAGATGGTTGGACTGATGTTGACGTTATCGTTACGATGCCAGCTGTTATGGGTAAATTAGGTCCATTAGGTAGAGTATTAGGTCCAAGAGGTTTAATGCCTAACCCTAAATCAGGAACTGTAACAATGGAAATTGGTAAAGCAGTAACTGAAGTGAAAGCAGGTAAAATTGATTTCAAAGTAGACAAGTATGGTATCATCCACGCTGGTATTGGTAAAGTATCTTTCGATGCTGCTAAGATCAAAGAAAACGCGCAGGAATTGATCTCTACATTGATCAAAATGAAGCCAACTGCTGCTAAAGGAACTTATGTAAAAAGCATTTATTTGTCTTCTACAATGAGCCCTGGTATTGCAATTGATACTAAATCTGTTAACTAA
- the nusG gene encoding transcription termination/antitermination protein NusG, which yields MSELKWYVLKAISGQENKVKNYIETEIKRLGFEQYVTQVVIPMEKVIQIRNGKKVPKERPYYPGYLMIEAELMGEIPHVIKNIPGVISFLSLTKGGDPVPMRKSEVNRMLGRMDELSEFASDVEIPYVVGENVKVIDGPFNGFNGTVEKILEDKKKIEVSVLIFGRKTPMELSYMQVEKV from the coding sequence ATGAGCGAATTGAAATGGTATGTGCTGAAAGCTATCAGCGGACAGGAAAATAAAGTGAAAAACTATATTGAGACAGAAATCAAACGTTTAGGGTTTGAGCAGTACGTTACTCAAGTGGTTATTCCTATGGAAAAGGTTATTCAAATTAGAAACGGTAAAAAAGTTCCTAAAGAAAGACCTTACTATCCTGGATACTTAATGATTGAAGCTGAGCTGATGGGGGAGATTCCTCACGTTATCAAAAACATCCCTGGTGTTATTTCTTTCTTAAGCTTAACGAAAGGTGGTGATCCTGTTCCAATGAGAAAATCAGAAGTGAACAGAATGCTTGGAAGAATGGATGAACTTTCTGAATTCGCAAGCGACGTTGAAATTCCATATGTTGTAGGTGAAAACGTAAAAGTGATCGATGGTCCTTTCAACGGGTTCAATGGTACAGTTGAGAAAATTCTTGAAGACAAAAAGAAAATTGAAGTTTCTGTATTGATCTTCGGTAGAAAAACTCCAATGGAGCTAAGCTACATGCAAGTAGAAAAAGTATAA
- the rplL gene encoding 50S ribosomal protein L7/L12, which produces MSDLKNLAETLVNLTVKDVNELATILKDEYGIEPAAAAVVVAAGGGEAAEEKTEFDVILKSAGASKLAIVKLVKDLTGAGLKEAKDIVDGAPAAIKQGVSKDEAEALKKQLEEAGAEVELK; this is translated from the coding sequence ATGTCAGATTTAAAAAATTTAGCTGAAACGCTAGTAAACCTAACTGTAAAAGACGTAAACGAATTAGCTACTATCCTTAAGGATGAGTACGGAATTGAGCCAGCTGCTGCTGCTGTAGTTGTTGCTGCAGGTGGTGGAGAAGCTGCTGAAGAAAAGACTGAATTCGATGTAATTCTTAAGTCTGCAGGTGCTTCTAAATTAGCTATCGTTAAATTAGTAAAAGATTTAACAGGTGCTGGTCTTAAAGAAGCTAAAGATATCGTAGATGGTGCTCCAGCTGCAATTAAGCAAGGAGTTTCTAAAGACGAAGCTGAAGCTCTTAAGAAGCAATTAGAAGAAGCTGGTGCTGAAGTAGAATTGAAATAA
- the rplJ gene encoding 50S ribosomal protein L10, whose amino-acid sequence MTKDQKVVAIQEIKDLLQDAKVVYVADLDGLNAAKSSEFRRQAFKQNIKVKVVKNTLLQKAMEQIEGVDYSEMFQTFKGNSALMISETANGPAKLIQGFRKKEEKPALKSAFVQETFYVGDENLSALANIKSREEMIGEIIGLLQSPIQRVVSALQNKSETVEAKAEEAAPAVEETPAEAPEAAAESTEETSAE is encoded by the coding sequence ATGACAAAAGACCAAAAAGTTGTAGCAATACAAGAGATCAAAGACTTGCTTCAGGATGCAAAAGTAGTATACGTAGCAGATCTAGACGGATTGAACGCTGCTAAGTCTTCAGAATTCAGAAGACAGGCTTTCAAACAAAATATCAAAGTAAAAGTTGTAAAAAATACACTTTTGCAAAAAGCAATGGAACAAATTGAAGGAGTAGATTACTCTGAAATGTTCCAAACTTTTAAAGGAAACTCTGCATTAATGATTTCTGAGACTGCAAACGGTCCAGCAAAATTAATCCAAGGGTTCAGAAAGAAAGAAGAAAAGCCAGCTTTAAAGTCTGCTTTTGTTCAAGAAACTTTCTACGTTGGAGACGAAAACTTATCTGCACTTGCTAACATCAAGTCTAGAGAAGAAATGATCGGAGAAATCATCGGATTACTTCAATCTCCAATTCAAAGAGTTGTTTCTGCTCTTCAAAACAAATCTGAAACTGTAGAAGCTAAAGCTGAAGAAGCTGCTCCTGCTGTAGAAGAAACTCCTGCTGAAGCTCCAGAAGCTGCTGCAGAAAGCACTGAAGAAACAAGTGCTGAATAA
- the tuf gene encoding elongation factor Tu, with protein MAKETFNRNKPHLNIGTIGHVDHGKTTLTAAISAVLASKGLAEKKDFSAIDSAPEEKERGITINTAHIEYETEKRHYAHVDCPGHADYVKNMVTGAAQMDGAIVVCAATDGPMPQTREHILLCRQVNVPRIVVFMNKVDMVDDPELLELVEMELRDLLSTYEFDGDNSPVIQGSALGALTAATASPANTEDKWFKSVEELMDAVDTWIEQPPRDTEKPFLMPIEDVFSITGRGTVATGRIEAGVINTGDPVDIVGMGDEKLTSTITGVEMFRKILDRGEAGDNVGLLLRGIEKTDIKRGMVIAKKDSVKPHKKFKASVYILSKEEGGRHTPFHNKYRPQFYVRTTDVTGEIFLPEGVEMVMPGDNLEITVELLQPIALNVGLRFAIREGGRTVGSGQVTEILD; from the coding sequence ATGGCAAAGGAAACGTTTAATCGTAACAAACCACACTTGAACATTGGTACTATTGGTCACGTTGACCATGGTAAAACTACTCTTACAGCTGCTATTTCTGCTGTATTAGCTAGCAAAGGTCTTGCTGAGAAAAAAGACTTCTCTGCAATTGACTCTGCTCCAGAAGAAAAAGAAAGAGGTATTACTATCAATACTGCTCACATCGAATACGAAACTGAAAAAAGACACTATGCTCACGTTGACTGTCCAGGTCACGCCGACTATGTTAAGAACATGGTAACTGGTGCTGCTCAAATGGATGGAGCTATCGTAGTATGTGCTGCAACTGACGGTCCAATGCCTCAGACTAGAGAACATATCCTACTTTGCCGTCAGGTAAACGTACCAAGAATCGTTGTTTTCATGAACAAAGTTGACATGGTAGATGATCCAGAGTTATTAGAGCTTGTTGAAATGGAGCTTAGAGACTTATTATCTACTTACGAATTTGACGGAGACAACTCTCCAGTAATTCAAGGTTCTGCACTAGGTGCTCTTACTGCAGCTACTGCATCTCCTGCTAACACAGAAGATAAGTGGTTCAAGAGCGTTGAAGAATTGATGGATGCTGTTGATACTTGGATCGAGCAACCACCAAGAGATACTGAGAAGCCTTTCTTGATGCCAATTGAAGATGTATTCTCTATTACAGGTAGAGGTACTGTAGCAACTGGTAGAATCGAGGCTGGTGTTATCAACACTGGTGATCCAGTTGATATCGTAGGTATGGGTGACGAAAAATTAACTTCTACTATTACAGGAGTTGAGATGTTCAGAAAGATCCTAGATAGAGGTGAAGCTGGAGATAACGTAGGTCTATTGTTGAGAGGTATTGAAAAAACTGACATCAAGAGAGGTATGGTTATCGCTAAGAAAGATTCAGTTAAGCCACACAAAAAATTCAAGGCTTCTGTTTATATCCTTTCTAAAGAAGAAGGTGGACGTCACACTCCATTCCACAACAAGTACCGTCCTCAGTTCTACGTAAGAACTACTGACGTTACAGGTGAAATCTTCTTACCAGAAGGTGTAGAAATGGTAATGCCAGGAGATAACTTAGAGATCACTGTAGAATTGTTACAGCCAATCGCTCTTAACGTAGGTCTTAGATTTGCGATCAGAGAAGGAGGTAGAACAGTTGGTTCAGGTCAGGTTACTGAAATCTTAGACTAA
- the rplK gene encoding 50S ribosomal protein L11, whose protein sequence is MAKKVFKMVKLQVKGGAANPSPPVGPALGSAGVNIMEFCKQFNGRTQDKPGQVLPVVITVYEDKSFEFVIKTPPAAIQLMDAAKIKGGSGEPNRNKVGSVSWDQVKKIAEDKMTDLNCFTIDSAVSMVAGTARSMGLRVTGTKPTFNA, encoded by the coding sequence ATGGCTAAGAAAGTCTTTAAAATGGTAAAGCTTCAGGTGAAAGGTGGCGCAGCTAACCCTTCTCCACCAGTAGGTCCAGCATTGGGTTCTGCAGGTGTGAACATCATGGAGTTTTGTAAGCAATTTAACGGAAGAACTCAAGATAAGCCAGGACAAGTTTTACCTGTAGTAATTACAGTATACGAGGACAAATCTTTTGAATTCGTAATTAAAACTCCTCCTGCAGCAATCCAGTTAATGGATGCGGCTAAGATCAAGGGTGGTTCTGGTGAACCAAACAGAAACAAAGTAGGTTCTGTATCTTGGGATCAAGTGAAGAAAATCGCTGAGGACAAAATGACTGACCTTAACTGCTTTACAATCGATTCTGCAGTTTCTATGGTTGCAGGTACTGCTAGATCTATGGGATTAAGAGTAACAGGAACTAAACCAACTTTTAACGCTTAA